TGGTTATTCTTGGCCCGGAAAAGGAGAAAAAAAGACTGCAGCGGCTGGTCCGTAAATATCTGGACTTTTATGGGCTTCCCGGAGTCAGGCTCGAACTGTTGGAATCTTTGCCGATGCACAGCGGGTTAGGCTCAGGAACTCAGCTTGCTTTGGCTGTAGGTTTTGCGATAACAAGAGTCTACGGATTAGCCCCGGCGGTAACGGAGTTAGCGGTCATAACGGACCGGGAAGGCAGCCGCTCCGGGATTGGCGTAGCGGCATTTGAACAAGGGGGCTTTTTTATCGATGGAGGTATGTGCACCAACATAATAAGACAAACAGGTCTTTTTGAAGTTCCGCCGATTCTTGCTCGAACGCCATTCCCCGAAGAATGGGCAATTATTCTGGCTTTACCTCACAAGGAAGAGGAGATGTTCGGTCAGGAAGAAGTAAAGGCCTTCGCTTCCTTGCCGCCGATGGCGGAAGAGATATCCGGGATGATCTGCCGGCTCTTGCTGATGAAACTGCTTCCCAGTCTGATGGAGAAAGATCTGGTGAGTTTCGGACAAGCTGTGACAGAGATTCAGAAACGAATTGGCAGCCATTTCACACCTGTTCAGGGAGGCATCTATGCTTCAAAAGCAGGAGCCGATGTTGCGGCGTATCTACTTAGGCAAGGTGCTGCCGGAGTTGGCCAAAGTTCCTGGGGACCGACGATTTACGCTTTTACCAGTCGGGACAAAAAAACGGACTTATTGGAAAAGACCCGGAATTTTTTAGGGAAAAGAGGGCTAGTTTGGACAGCCTCAGGCAGGAATCAAGGAGTGAGCTGGGGGTGGAAGGAGTAACAAAATGACAGATCAGAACCTACACCCTAAAGTTGCTTGGGGAATTACAGGAGCGGGACATTACCTGTCGGATTGTATTGAATTGCTGACTGGGCTGAAGTCGGCCGATATCTTTCTTTCGGATGCCGGGAAAGAAGTGTTGAATTACTACGGCTGGTATGAACGATTAATAAGTTCCGGTCATTCTTTGATTCGGAAAACTGGAGCCAGTTGTTTACCCGTTACCCGACTGTACACGGGAAAATACGATCTGGTCATTATTGCCCCGGTTACTTCTAATACGATCGCCAAAATGGCCTGCGGTATAGCGGATAATCTTATCACTAACCTATTTGCGCATGCCGGCAAATGTCGGATTCCGACGATCCTTTTACCTTGTGATTCCATGGCTGAAATGAAGTCCCTGACGCCGCAAGGCAAACAGGTTTTGATCCATACCAGAGAAATAGACCGGGAAAACATTGTCCGGCTGTCTAATTGGCGTATGGTCACTCTGGTAGATGATCCTCAGCAGCTGAAGAATCTGATCACACGGTATGATGCGGAAAGACAGGGGTGATCCGTATGGAAAAATATGTGTTCGTTACGGGGCAAATTGCTCATAAAGCTCTTCTCCAGGTAAGCGGGAAAATAAATTCGATTCAACCGGAAATCAAGTGCCTGCGCTGCACAGTGGCGGCACTTATGTCCACAAAGTTTATCGCCAGGGAACTGGCCCGCGAAGGAGGATTTAGCGGACAGGAAATTATCGTTATTCCGGGTCTGTGCCAGGGATCGCTGCAGCCGATTCGGGAAGCCACAGGCCGTAAAGTGCTCAGGGGTCCCAAGGATTTGATTGATTTGCCCGCCTTTTTTCAAAAAGGGCAGAGCAATGCTTCCGAAAACGCGATTGCTGATACTGTTTCGCCGATCCGGATCTTGGCGGAGATCGTCAATGCACCGCGGATGACGGAAAAGGAGATTCTGGAAAAAGCGATTTACTATCGGAACAGCGGTGCGGATTTCATTGACCTCGGAGGGGATGTAGACCAGCCATTCCCACGCTTGCAGCGAGTTATTCATATGCTGAAAAGCGAAGGCTTTAAGGTAAGTGTCGACAGCCATCAAAAGGAAGATATTTTGGCCGCTAGTCAGGCCGGAGCCGACTTGATTTTAAGCCTTACTTCAGAAAATCTGGAACTGGCCAAGGTTTTGAATTGTCCGGCCGTCATCATACCGGATGATGGGGAAAACCTGGATTCTCTGTATGGAAGCATGCAGAAATTGGACCAATGGAAGATTCCCTATCTTGTCGATCCTATCCTTCCCCCTTTGACCATGGGGTTGGCTGAAGGGATCGGGCGTTATCTCAAGGTGCGCAAAGAATTTCCTGATTGTGAGATGCTGATGGGATTGGGAAATGTGACCGAGCTTACGGATGCGGACAGCACGGGCCTCAATGCCCTTCTGATTGGTATTGCCGGTGAACTGAGAGTTCACCATATCCTGACCACGGAAGTCAGCCACAGAGCACGGGGAGCCGTACGGGAAATCAGCTTGGCGCGCCGCTTGATTCATCAGGCTCTCAGCGAGCGGAGAGTGCCGAAATACATGGATGAAAGCTTGCTGACCATCAAAGACCCGGGCGGGAACTCCTTTAATAAAGCCCAGCTTTGGGAAATGCATCAGGTGATCCGGGACAGAAATTACCGTATTTTTGTGGATGATCAGATCTATGTGTTTAATGCTCATTGCTTTATTCAGGGGAGCACGGCTCAGGAGGTGTTTGCCAAGCTGGACATTCGCGATTCAAGCCATGCGTTTTACCTGGGAAAAGAGCTGGGCAAAGCGGAACTCGCTTTGCAGTTAGGCAAAAAGTATACACAGGATAATCCGCTGAACTGGGGTTATCTAAATGCGGAGAGCAGCAGGAATATTCAAAATGACGAAAATAACAAGAGCAATAGGGAAAAGAGGGTCTCCTTATGATCATCGAAACGATCTTGTCTTCGCTCAACGAGGACGGCGAGGTGAATTTTGCACCAATCGGGGTTCATGTTTCCGATCATACCGAGTGGCTTTCAGAAGTGGAAGAAATAGAGATCTTCCTTTATTCCGGCTCAAAGACCTTCTCCAATCTCCGGGCCAGACCGGAGGGAGTGATCAATTTGACCGATGACCTATTGAGCTTTGTCGATACGGCGCTTTACTCCGGGATTCTGCCGACACATCCCTCCGATCAGGTTCGACCGCCCCGCATGGCTGGAGCGAAGCTCATTTGGGAATTCGCGGTGACCTCTTTTGACGATTCCAGAGAGCCTGCCAAAGTGACCGGAAAGATCTTGCTTTTTAGAGAACTGAGCAGTTTTACCGGGCTTTGCCGGGCTCACGGGGCTATTCTCGAGGCGGCGATCACCGCCACTCGTCTGACCTGGATTCCAGCGAGCAAAGTAACTGATTCCTGGCCACTTTGGCAGCAAGTCGTGGAAAAGACCGGGGGCGGAAAAGAAAAAGAAGCCTTTGCGAAAATCACCGATTATTTTTGCCAACAGGGTATTAAGGTCAGGGGACACACCTCCTTTCTAAGGTCAGGGGATACACCTCCTCATTGGGAATAATTATAAGCTGCTTGGAGGAATGTCCCCGTTAAAGAAAAATTATAAGTGGCTCGAAGGAATGTCCCCATTAATTGAACGAGGAGGATTTACGAATGAAAAAGATTTTGCTTCACTTGGAAGCGGATTCCCAAGCCAGTGTTTTCGACCAAATCACCGCTTATGACGCCGGGGCCGATCAGGTGCTGGCATACGGGGGAGTGCGCTTGGAGGAAGTGACCAATCTTGTCTATGGCGCCATGTTTACCAGGGGGGGAGAAGGATTACGCAATACGGCCATCTTCATCGGCGGTACCCATGTTCCGACTGCCGAGGCACTTCTGAAAAAAGTACGGGAAACTTTTTTTGGCGATGTCCGGGTTTCCGTGATGTTCGATGCCAACGGATCCAACACAACGGCAGCAGCCCTGGTTCATAAAATTGCTTATGGCCGGAACCTTAAGGGGAAAAAGGCTCTGATTCTTGCCGGTACCGGCCCGGTTGGCATCCGGGCCGCAATCCTTCTGGCCAAGGAAGGCTGTGAGGTTTATCTTTCTTCCCGGCAATTGGAGCGGGCCCGGGAAGTCGGAAAACATATTCTGAAGAACAACGGGGTGGAGATTATCCCGCTTGAGATCGGGGAAGCGAAAGATGTTTCAGCGGTACTGAAGCGGGGAATTAACATTGTGGCTTGTTGTGGGGCCCCCGCTGTGCAAATGTTGGATTTAGCGAGCTGGTCCACCGCAACCGGCCTGGAAATCATTGCGGATATCAACGCCGTCAATCCGCTGGGAGCGGAAGGGATTAAGGTGACGGACGATGGCAGGGAAAGGGAAGGGAAGATTATCTACGGCGCTATTGCTATCGGCAATCTAAAGATGAAGGTGCATCGAGCCGCCGTTCGGACTTTATTTGAAAGTAACCGGCATGTCCTGGATTTCGACTCGATATATGAGATCGCCAAGAAGATGGAGGCTTAAATTGATTCTGGTGGTTGGGGCAAGCGTAAGAGCACTAATGGAATCCGCGGCGGAATCAGGAAAAGCTGTGATCGGGCTCGACTTTTTTGGAGATGTGGATGCCAATTGGCAAGGAAAAGCGATGAGCCTGACCGGTGACTATGGTTTGCAGCCAACTGTGCTCAACTTGCTGGAAACTGCCAGAAGTATTTCATGTGAGGCATTGGTCTACGCTTCGGGTCCGGAGAACACCCCGGAGGGACTGGCGTATTGGGAGAACCCGGGGCGACTTCGGGGCAACAGTGTATCGGCGCTGATGAGGGTGCGCAATCCCTGGGAACTCAGAACAAGTCTGGGGAAGATCGGAGCACGGATGCCACCGTTCTTTTCCCTTGAAGAGTGGACTTGGCTTCCGGGCAAAAAGATCTGGCTGTTAAAGCCGTTGAATAGAGGCGGTGGGTATGGAATTCAGGTGTTGCCCCAAAATAAGGAAGCGGCTGAAGTGCTGCTTTCCGGCTTGAAGCAACCGGCCCATTTCAGGATCGAAGAATATAAAACCGGAATTCCGGGGTCAATTACGTTCCTGGCCAACGGCTATAGGGCAGTGGTCTTGGACAGCAGCCGCCAGCTTTCCGGGGAAGGAAGCTGTCACAGGACATTTCGTTATCAAGGCAATATCGTTCCATTGGATCTTTCAGGAATTATCCCTTTAGATTATTTTGAGGATCAAATTGCGCAGGCAGTCCAACAGCTTACGGAAAGCTTTGCCTTGAGAGGAGTCAATACCCTGGATTTTATCGTCAGCGAGGAGGGAATCTGGTTTTTGGAACTGAATCCCCGCTGGTCCGCCTCTGTGGAACTGATTGAGAAGTCTCGGGGCCGGCGTTTTTTCGCCTGGCATCTGGCTGCTTGTGAAGGAGCGGATTTAACAGCGTTCAGGGAATCCCTGGAATTAAAGACGTTGGGATTAAAGCGTTCCGCCCGGCCCCAAATTTTTTGGGGCAAACGCATTGTTTATGCTCGGACTCCCGGTATTATCGGCAGATACGACGATAAATCGCTGCGCTTTTTATACCGGCAGGGGGTGCGTGACATTCCCCGGGAAGGGACAAGGCTTGAGAAGGGACAACCTATTTGTACGGTGCTGGCGGAAGGCAGCTCCGACCAGGAGTGTGATCTGAAATTGCGGGCCAAGGCCATATGGATTGGGCAATATTTTGGATAGACGAGCGATGTTCATTCGTTAAGATCGGAAAAGTGCATGGATGAAGGAGGGAGGCCAATGGGCAGCATTTCTGGATTATTGATTACGGTTCGTACCAGTCGACAAGGGGCGGCGATGGAAAAAGGTAAATTTTGTGATGAGTATATACGAGAAATATCCACTCTGGCTGTAAGTCCTGAAGACTTTGCGCTGCTTCATTTAGAGCAGGGCAATAAGGCTTTGCTGAAAAGCGCAGCCGGAGAGATCACGGTAACCTGTCGCCCTAAAGAAGGACCGCAAGGGCTTTTCTTTCTTCCTTTGGGACCTCTGGCTAACCGGCTGATAAGTGGAGAGACCTATGGTACAGGAGTTCCTGATTTTAAAGGGATTTCCGTAGTGCTCTCATCTCTGAAGCCGGATGGGCGGAAATTAGATGAATAAGCAAGGAAGGATACAAAGGCATTGAAATTTAAAATTTAAAATTTAATTCGAAACAGTTTTACCGGATTAAGGGGGGAGAGAAATGGCGCTGACTGTTCATGAAGATGTCGTTTGTACGTTTTGCGGCTGTCTTTGTGATGATCTTAAAGTGGAGGTCGCGGATAATCAGATTGCCAAGGTTAGCAATGCCTGTGCAATAGGCCGGAACAAGCTGATGCACGCGCAAACGGATTTGGCCTCGTTTCGGGTAAATGGCAGGGAGGCCACCTGGGAAGAGGTGATCTCTGAAGCGACTAATATTCTAAACCGAGCCAAGGCTCCACTGGTTTATGGCTTAAGCAGTACGACAACTGAGGCCGTCAGAGAAGCAGTAGCCTTAACGGAGAAGATCAAAGGGACGATTGATAACCCAGCGTCATATTGACACGGGCCGGGCGTTCTCGCCCGCCAGCAAGTTGGGCTGGCTTCATGTACCTTAGGGGAAGTAAAAAACAGAGCCGATCTTTTGATTTATTGGGGCGCCAATCCCGTGGAATCCCATATGCGTCATTTAAGCCGATATTCTGCTCTGGCTAAGGGACTTTATGTTCCGGAAGGGCGCAAAGGGAGGAAGGTCGTAGTCATTGATATCAGGCCGACCCCAACAGCGAAGAATGCAGACCTCTTTATTCAAGTCACTCCGGGTCAGACTTTTGAAATCGCCCATGTTTTGCGTTGCCTGGTCAAGGGCATTCGTTTGGAAGGGTTGACGGAGACTAGTCTGGTCGGCGGCGTTCCTTTATCCCAATGGCGCGAATTGGCGGAAATGATGAAACAATGTCGTTATGGAGTGCTCATGTTCGGCATTGGAGTGACGCAAAGCCGGGGTAGAGAGCTGAATATTGAAGAAATCAATACGTTGGTCAATGAAATGAACCGCTATACCCGTTTTTATGCCATTGCTATGCGGGGGCACGGCAACGTGAACGGGAGTAACCATGTTTTGGCGTGGCAGACCGGCTATCCTCTGGCGGTAAACTTTTATCGTGGTTACCCTCGTTATAGTCCGGGCGAATTCAGTGTCGTGGATATGCTGATGCGTCAAGATGTGGATGCAGCTCTGATTGTAGCCACGGACCCGGGTGCTCATTTGCCGGAGCAAGCTGTCCGGTATCTGAAGAGCATCCCGACCATTGTGCTTGAGCCGCACGAAAGCTTAACCACGACCTGGGCTAATGTAGTCATCCCTGTCGCTCCGGCCGGAGTGGGTGTCGAAGGGACGTTCTACCGAATGGATAATGTTGCCCTTCGTTTAAAAAAATTGGTTGATTTCCCATATCCCTCCGATTTGGAAGTTCTGCGGGAGCTAAAGGAGAGAGTAAGTTATGTTGAAAATTGTGAACGGTCGGATTTATGATCCTATTAATGGGGTAAAAGGAGAAGTCCGGGATATCTATGTCGAGAACGGCAAAATCACAGAATACTTGCCTGACAAGGAGATTAGTCAGATCATTGATGCCTCAGGCTGTGCGGTTATGCCGGGGGGAATTGAGATCCACAGCCATATTGCCGGAGCTAAGGTTAACAGTGCCCGTATCATGTGTCCGGAAGATCATTACGATCATTTCAAATTAAGCACTGTCGGGACACGTTCCGGGACAGGCTATACCGTTCCCAGCACCTTTCTGACAGGGTACGCTTATTCCGCGCTTGGCTATACCACAGCTTTTGAAGCTGCGGTCCCGGCCCTCGAGGCTCGGCATGCTCATGAAGAGTTGGAAGATATCCCAATGCTGGATTCGGGGATCTATACTCTGATGGCCAATGACCATTTGATTATGAAGGTCTTAAGCCGGAAGGACAAGTGCGGAAGCAAAGAGCAGTTGCGGGATCTGGTAAGCTGGTTTTTAACCAGCAGCAAAGGATATGCGGTCAAAGCGGTCAATCCCGGGGGAGTGGAAAGCTGGAAATGGAGCCGGGGAGCTGTGGACTTGGATACGCCTGTACCTCCATTTGGCATCACGCCCAGAAAGCTGCTTCTTAGCTTGGTGGAGGCAATCCGGGAATTGAAACTTCCGCATGGTCTTCATCTTCATGCCAATCATCTGGGCGAAGCAGGGAACTTTAAGACAACTTTGGAAACGATGCGTACCCTTGAAGGGTACCCTGTGCATTTTACGCACCTCCAATTTCATTCCTATGGTATAACCGGCAAAGGAGCAATGCAATCGGCGGCTAGGGAGATTGCCGAATACTTGAATGCGCATCCTGAGTTCACCTGTGATGTAGGACAGATTGTTTTTGGGCCGGTGACCACCATGACTGCGGATTCTCCCATGCAATTCCGACTGCATGAGATGACCGGGAACAAGTGGAGCAATGCCGATATCGAGATGGAAACCGGATCGGGAATTGTTCCTATGCTCTATAAGCCAACGGTGCTTTTTAATGCGATTCAGTGGTGTATTGGTCTGGAATTGCTTCTGCTCATTAAAAACCCTTGGCAGATTATCTTGACGACCGACCATCCCAATGCCGGGCCGTTTACCTCTTATCCCCACATTATTCGGCTGCTGATGGATGCGGATTTTCGGAATTCCGTCCTGGAGCGGCTTCATCCCAAGACGGGTGCTTTTACCTATCTTAAGGAATTAAAGAGAGAGTATTCTTTGGAGGAAATCTGCATTGTGACCCGTTCCGCCCCGGCCAAGGCTTTAGGTTTGTCTCAAAAAGGGCATTTGGGCAGCGGAACGCAGGCTGATGTGGCAATTTATCGGCTGCAGGATGATAAAGAGAAAATGTTTGCCAAACCGGCTTACGTTTTTAAGAATGGTAAGGTTGTCGTTCGGGACGGAGAAGTGCTCCAAAGCATCAGTGGAAAAAGGCTGATTGTCGAACCGGACGGTGCGAGAAAGCTGTCTCCCGATTTGGCCCGGGATTTTGCCAATTACTATTCTATTGCTTTAAGTAATTTTGCAGTTCAGGATGAGTATCTGGCACAGCCGGAGGTGATACCATGCATTTAAACGGAGTAGAAATTGAAGATACGTTTGCCGAAGCCTTTACCATGCGGGCTGCTCGGCTGACAGTTACGGCCATCAATGAGCAATGGGCGCGGCATGCTGCCTCGGCCGCGACCGGTTTTGCAACCTCGGTAATCGGCTGCGGGGTGGAAGCAGGTATTGAAGGAACTTCCGCACTTACTCCTGATGGCAGAGCAGGGGTAGATTGTCTTTTCTTTGCCTCTTCCAAGGACGAATTGGAAGCGAATCTGATCAAACGCGTGGGGCAGGCCATCATGACCTCCCCTACCTCTGCTTGTTATGATGGAGGATTAACGGAACTTCCGGCCAATTTTGATGGATTCAGCAAATTTAATATAGGTGGCAAGCTGCGCTTCTTCGGGGACGGTTATCAAGCCAGCAAAATAATCGGAAACAAGCGATACTGGCGGATTCCGGTGATGGAAGGTGAGTTTCTGATTGAAGAAGAATTTACCATGGCTAAGGCGGTCGGGGGAGGCAATTTCTTGATTTTGGCGGACAGTATTGAGTCGGCCCTGAAGGCCTCTGAGGTTGCGGTCCGCAAGATGCAGGAAATCCGGGGAATAATTCTGCCTTTCCCCGGTGGCGTGGTGCGCAGCGGCAGTCAGGTCGGATCAAAATATAAGTTCCTGTCGGCTTCCACGAATACTGCTTACTGCCCCACTATTCGAGGCAGAGTGGAAGCAAGCGCACTTCAGGACGGTATCAATGCCGTCCTGGAAATTGTTATTGATGGGCTCACAGATCGCTTGGTCGGTCAGGCAATGGCCGACGGAATTCGAGAAGCTGTGCAGGTTCCCGGAGTCCGGCGCATCTCAGCCGGCAACTATGGCGGACGCTTAGGAAAGTACCACTTCCACTTGCAGCAGCTTTTAAGTCTGTCGGGGGGGGAGCAGGGATGAGTAGCCGGATCACATTGAGACTAAAAGAAGAGTCTTCACTCCCGGTGGAGGCGGAAAGCATCAACCCGGAGAATCTATGTGGAAAAACTTTGGAGGAAATCCGGCGGCTGCCGCTTTGGAGCGGTAACCGCAGCTATCGGCTTGAGAATTTTTTTGAAGTAGAGAGCAGCGAGTCGGTAAGAGAAGCGGGCGCTTTGCAACGGGAGGATAAGCCTCTAAAGGTCATTCTGCGGGGTGATTTGTCACGCTTTAAACGGTTAGGGCAGGGCATGAGCGCAGGAGAGATGGAGATCCAGGGTTCCGTGGGGTTCCATGCCGGGGCGGAAATGCGCGGAGGTATTCTCCGTATAAAAGGTGATGCAGGGGATTGGCTTGGTGCGCATATGGAGGGCGGCCAGATTCTGGTGGAAGGCTCGGCCGGGCATTTCACGGGTGCCGCTTATCGGGGAAAAACCCAGGGAATGAGGGGCGGAAGTATCCTGATTCGGGGAAATGCCGGGCAGATGGCCGGTTCCAGGATGAGACGGGGACTGCTGGCCATCGGCGGAGACTGTGGAGATGCACCGGGCTTTAAGATGCAGGCCGGAACGCTACTCGTTGCCGGCAATTCCGGCACTCTGGCAGGGAGCAATATGCTCAGAGGAACTATTATCTTTCTGCGGCCCGTCAGGCTGTTGCCGACTTTCTATTATAATTGCTGCTATCGCCCCATCTTCTGGGGGTTATTGGTTCAGGAACTGCGTAACAACGGCTTTGATCTATCTGAGTCGGCAAACGAGGCATTTTTCCGGCGTTTCAGCGGGGATGCCAATGAGGGCGGTAAGGGGGAAATTCTTTTATGCCAATCCAATTAGCAGATGTTGGGCAGTTAAGTCCCAATCGTCAGGCTTTTCCATTCGTCAGGCAACTGCTGGAGCATTCGAAACAATTGAAGGTAGGGATTCAAAAAATCGGTCAGTCTACAGTGATCGACTGCGGGGTCGATGTACCGGGAAGCTGGCAGGCGGGTGTTCTGTTTGCTAAAATTTGTCTGGGCGGTTTGGCGGAAGTGACGCTGAATTGGTCTGATTTCGATGGATTGCGCTGGCCGACAGTTGAGGTGGTCACCGACCACCCGGTTCGGGCTTGTATGGCATCCCAGTATGCGGGGTGGTTTATCAAAAAAAACAAGTATTCGGCCATGGGCTCAGGACCGGCTCGTGCTGTCGTCCAGGCAGAAGAACTATTTGAAAAACTGGGGTATAAGGATTCGGGAGATTTGGCAATTCTCTGCCTGGAAGGGAGCAAGCTTCCGACGGAAGAAGCCGTGAGCTGGATCGTGGAAAAGTGTCGATGTCCTGCTGAAAATATCTATATTCTTATCGCCCCCACGGCATCTACCGTAGGTTCGGTACAGATTGCGGCGCGCTCTGTGGAGACCGGACTGCATAAGCTGATGGAGCTGGGCTATGACATAGGGCTGATTGAGAGCGGTTGGGGCATGGCGCCTGTCCCACCGGTGGCTGAAAATGATCTCAAGGCTTTGGGGCGAACCAATGACGCCATTCTTTATGGGACGACGGTTTATTATACGTTGGATGACGAAGATGAGCGAATTGAGTCCCTAATCGGTGAGGTTCCTTCCTCCAGTTCCCGTGACTATGGAGTGCTCTTTCAGGAATTATTCGAGCGTTACGGTAATTTCTATGATATTGACCCTTTGCTGTTCAGTCCGGCGCAAGTTTGGCTGAGCAATAAGCGCAGCGGGCGTTCTTTTCAGGCTGGGGAGATCCGCCTTGATCTCCTGCGCCAATCCTTTAAGCTTAAAGGATGAGAGGCTGAGATGAAAAAGAAGATGCATTGCCG
This genomic interval from Desulfoscipio sp. XC116 contains the following:
- a CDS encoding beta-ribofuranosylaminobenzene 5'-phosphate synthase family protein: MSLWVKVGARLHLGQLDLNGSLGRLYGGLGLAIDQPCLEITAEKKNDLVILGPEKEKKRLQRLVRKYLDFYGLPGVRLELLESLPMHSGLGSGTQLALAVGFAITRVYGLAPAVTELAVITDREGSRSGIGVAAFEQGGFFIDGGMCTNIIRQTGLFEVPPILARTPFPEEWAIILALPHKEEEMFGQEEVKAFASLPPMAEEISGMICRLLLMKLLPSLMEKDLVSFGQAVTEIQKRIGSHFTPVQGGIYASKAGADVAAYLLRQGAAGVGQSSWGPTIYAFTSRDKKTDLLEKTRNFLGKRGLVWTASGRNQGVSWGWKE
- a CDS encoding DUF6513 domain-containing protein, translated to MEKYVFVTGQIAHKALLQVSGKINSIQPEIKCLRCTVAALMSTKFIARELAREGGFSGQEIIVIPGLCQGSLQPIREATGRKVLRGPKDLIDLPAFFQKGQSNASENAIADTVSPIRILAEIVNAPRMTEKEILEKAIYYRNSGADFIDLGGDVDQPFPRLQRVIHMLKSEGFKVSVDSHQKEDILAASQAGADLILSLTSENLELAKVLNCPAVIIPDDGENLDSLYGSMQKLDQWKIPYLVDPILPPLTMGLAEGIGRYLKVRKEFPDCEMLMGLGNVTELTDADSTGLNALLIGIAGELRVHHILTTEVSHRARGAVREISLARRLIHQALSERRVPKYMDESLLTIKDPGGNSFNKAQLWEMHQVIRDRNYRIFVDDQIYVFNAHCFIQGSTAQEVFAKLDIRDSSHAFYLGKELGKAELALQLGKKYTQDNPLNWGYLNAESSRNIQNDENNKSNREKRVSL
- a CDS encoding formylmethanofuran dehydrogenase subunit C; its protein translation is MSSRITLRLKEESSLPVEAESINPENLCGKTLEEIRRLPLWSGNRSYRLENFFEVESSESVREAGALQREDKPLKVILRGDLSRFKRLGQGMSAGEMEIQGSVGFHAGAEMRGGILRIKGDAGDWLGAHMEGGQILVEGSAGHFTGAAYRGKTQGMRGGSILIRGNAGQMAGSRMRRGLLAIGGDCGDAPGFKMQAGTLLVAGNSGTLAGSNMLRGTIIFLRPVRLLPTFYYNCCYRPIFWGLLVQELRNNGFDLSESANEAFFRRFSGDANEGGKGEILLCQSN
- a CDS encoding flavoprotein, with the protein product MTDQNLHPKVAWGITGAGHYLSDCIELLTGLKSADIFLSDAGKEVLNYYGWYERLISSGHSLIRKTGASCLPVTRLYTGKYDLVIIAPVTSNTIAKMACGIADNLITNLFAHAGKCRIPTILLPCDSMAEMKSLTPQGKQVLIHTREIDRENIVRLSNWRMVTLVDDPQQLKNLITRYDAERQG
- the fhcD gene encoding formylmethanofuran--tetrahydromethanopterin N-formyltransferase, whose amino-acid sequence is MHLNGVEIEDTFAEAFTMRAARLTVTAINEQWARHAASAATGFATSVIGCGVEAGIEGTSALTPDGRAGVDCLFFASSKDELEANLIKRVGQAIMTSPTSACYDGGLTELPANFDGFSKFNIGGKLRFFGDGYQASKIIGNKRYWRIPVMEGEFLIEEEFTMAKAVGGGNFLILADSIESALKASEVAVRKMQEIRGIILPFPGGVVRSGSQVGSKYKFLSASTNTAYCPTIRGRVEASALQDGINAVLEIVIDGLTDRLVGQAMADGIREAVQVPGVRRISAGNYGGRLGKYHFHLQQLLSLSGGEQG
- a CDS encoding DUF447 domain-containing protein; translation: MIIETILSSLNEDGEVNFAPIGVHVSDHTEWLSEVEEIEIFLYSGSKTFSNLRARPEGVINLTDDLLSFVDTALYSGILPTHPSDQVRPPRMAGAKLIWEFAVTSFDDSREPAKVTGKILLFRELSSFTGLCRAHGAILEAAITATRLTWIPASKVTDSWPLWQQVVEKTGGGKEKEAFAKITDYFCQQGIKVRGHTSFLRSGDTPPHWE
- a CDS encoding NAD(P)-dependent methylenetetrahydromethanopterin dehydrogenase, yielding MKKILLHLEADSQASVFDQITAYDAGADQVLAYGGVRLEEVTNLVYGAMFTRGGEGLRNTAIFIGGTHVPTAEALLKKVRETFFGDVRVSVMFDANGSNTTAAALVHKIAYGRNLKGKKALILAGTGPVGIRAAILLAKEGCEVYLSSRQLERAREVGKHILKNNGVEIIPLEIGEAKDVSAVLKRGINIVACCGAPAVQMLDLASWSTATGLEIIADINAVNPLGAEGIKVTDDGREREGKIIYGAIAIGNLKMKVHRAAVRTLFESNRHVLDFDSIYEIAKKMEA
- a CDS encoding ATP-grasp domain-containing protein; translated protein: MVGASVRALMESAAESGKAVIGLDFFGDVDANWQGKAMSLTGDYGLQPTVLNLLETARSISCEALVYASGPENTPEGLAYWENPGRLRGNSVSALMRVRNPWELRTSLGKIGARMPPFFSLEEWTWLPGKKIWLLKPLNRGGGYGIQVLPQNKEAAEVLLSGLKQPAHFRIEEYKTGIPGSITFLANGYRAVVLDSSRQLSGEGSCHRTFRYQGNIVPLDLSGIIPLDYFEDQIAQAVQQLTESFALRGVNTLDFIVSEEGIWFLELNPRWSASVELIEKSRGRRFFAWHLAACEGADLTAFRESLELKTLGLKRSARPQIFWGKRIVYARTPGIIGRYDDKSLRFLYRQGVRDIPREGTRLEKGQPICTVLAEGSSDQECDLKLRAKAIWIGQYFG
- a CDS encoding formylmethanofuran dehydrogenase subunit A, which codes for MLKIVNGRIYDPINGVKGEVRDIYVENGKITEYLPDKEISQIIDASGCAVMPGGIEIHSHIAGAKVNSARIMCPEDHYDHFKLSTVGTRSGTGYTVPSTFLTGYAYSALGYTTAFEAAVPALEARHAHEELEDIPMLDSGIYTLMANDHLIMKVLSRKDKCGSKEQLRDLVSWFLTSSKGYAVKAVNPGGVESWKWSRGAVDLDTPVPPFGITPRKLLLSLVEAIRELKLPHGLHLHANHLGEAGNFKTTLETMRTLEGYPVHFTHLQFHSYGITGKGAMQSAAREIAEYLNAHPEFTCDVGQIVFGPVTTMTADSPMQFRLHEMTGNKWSNADIEMETGSGIVPMLYKPTVLFNAIQWCIGLELLLLIKNPWQIILTTDHPNAGPFTSYPHIIRLLMDADFRNSVLERLHPKTGAFTYLKELKREYSLEEICIVTRSAPAKALGLSQKGHLGSGTQADVAIYRLQDDKEKMFAKPAYVFKNGKVVVRDGEVLQSISGKRLIVEPDGARKLSPDLARDFANYYSIALSNFAVQDEYLAQPEVIPCI
- the mch gene encoding methenyltetrahydromethanopterin cyclohydrolase, whose amino-acid sequence is MPIQLADVGQLSPNRQAFPFVRQLLEHSKQLKVGIQKIGQSTVIDCGVDVPGSWQAGVLFAKICLGGLAEVTLNWSDFDGLRWPTVEVVTDHPVRACMASQYAGWFIKKNKYSAMGSGPARAVVQAEELFEKLGYKDSGDLAILCLEGSKLPTEEAVSWIVEKCRCPAENIYILIAPTASTVGSVQIAARSVETGLHKLMELGYDIGLIESGWGMAPVPPVAENDLKALGRTNDAILYGTTVYYTLDDEDERIESLIGEVPSSSSRDYGVLFQELFERYGNFYDIDPLLFSPAQVWLSNKRSGRSFQAGEIRLDLLRQSFKLKG